CCAGCAAAAACTTTTCCTCTATAATAATATCTTTTTTATGTAATTCTATTTTGTTAGTTAATCTTCTCAATAACTGATCGATTTTTTTGGTATTCGCAGTTGGGTAACCCTTTTCGTTATGAATTAAACCAGTAACATGATACCTATATCCACTACCAAAATTAGCCATAGGAGGAACCAGGTCCTGGTCTGCTTTATAAGGTAAAAAATTCTCTTTATCTAAAGTCGGTTTTTTTCTGTCAATAATTTCAACCTCTTCATTGGTAGGGATATTGACTTTTTCACGCATATGAGCAATGACTTCATCCAATAATAGCATCACTGGGGTGCGATATTTTTCACTAAAATTAATAGCTGTTATGGTTATATGTAAAATCTCATTTACATCCGAAGGAGCCAGAGCTATCATAGGATGATCTCCATGTGTTCCCCAGCGAGCTTGCATTACGTCCCCTTGAGCTGGCTTAGTTGGCAATCCCGTACTAGGTCCACCTCTTTGAGCATTAACAATAACACATGGGACTTCAGTAATTGCAGCAAATCCTATATTTTCCTGTTTCAAGCAAATTCCGGGACCAGAACTGGCAGTCATTGCTTTAACTCCGGTCAAAGAAGCACCTATAACTGCAGCCAT
The nucleotide sequence above comes from Atribacterota bacterium. Encoded proteins:
- a CDS encoding 2-oxoacid:acceptor oxidoreductase subunit alpha; this encodes MTDKNETVKILQGNEACVEGALLAGVRFFAGYPITPASEIAEGMAMRLPELGGVFMQMEDEIASMAAVIGASLTGVKAMTASSGPGICLKQENIGFAAITEVPCVIVNAQRGGPSTGLPTKPAQGDVMQARWGTHGDHPMIALAPSDVNEILHITITAINFSEKYRTPVMLLLDEVIAHMREKVNIPTNEEVEIIDRKKPTLDKENFLPYKADQDLVPPMANFGSGYRYHVTGLIHNEKGYPTANTKKIDQLLRRLTNKIELHKKDIIIEEKFLLDDARIAVIAYGSVARAAQRTVKLAREKGIKAGLLKLVTLWPFSDDTINQLAGQVDLILVPEMNLGQMVREVQRAAEGKCRVVSYGRVDGELINPMEILSKIEEESKL